Within Coffea arabica cultivar ET-39 chromosome 4e, Coffea Arabica ET-39 HiFi, whole genome shotgun sequence, the genomic segment CAAAGGATGAAGAAAAAGGATTGCAAACACATCGTCCTTAACCAGCAGACACAGTTTAGTTTGATTTCAATCAGAGCGAGCATCTGATATTGAGTATAGGATTAGACCTTGGAAATTTTGTTCGTCGTAGTGCTTTCTTCTTTTACACGCAGGAAAATGCTTTGCTCTTCATCGTTCCTTGGCACTATTAATACTAAGAAATGATTCTTTTTTGGATTGAGGTTGAAAGGAAGATCTTTGTTATCAGAAGGAATAAAGAGTTTGTGACTGTAGGAGCATGCCTAGAACATGTACAAAAAACCAAAGGCAAGATGACATCAAAAGGCAGCAGATGTGTCAAACTGATACCAAGATAGATGTAGACATGCGCATAGACTGGTAAAGATAATGAGCTAGATTGATAAGATCATCTTAACACCAATTAAATGTACACGAGTTTAATCAAACAGGATGGTgttttgaatttatttcatcCATGGGAGCAGCAACTGGGATGTCCTTGCCCTGTGTTCCtatgtacttgtaccactttgcaCAAACGAGAAAATATCCTAGGTTTATGATCCCCAAAGCAGCAACCAGGTAATAAAAATAATCCAATCTTCCCTTGTTGAGGTCTTGATCCAACCAACTACGTCCTGATGCGTCTCTGGTTACCCTATTGATGACCGAAATCAAGGAGCTGCCCATATAATCAGTCATTGCAGCACCACAAGACAAGAACGACCCTCCAAAACTTCTCATGCTCTCAGGGAACTCTTTGTAGAAAAATGCAACTTGACCAATAATGGCAAATGATTCTGAAACCCCAATTAATGCCAACTGAGGAATCAACCAACGAGCATTCATCGGAGAAATGCCACCTTCGCTTGGTGCTGTTCCTACGAATGGCATAGAAAGAGCCATTGTTCTCCTCTTGTATTCCACTACTCCAGATAGTATCAAAGCGATTGGAGCAATAACCATGCCAACACCAATCTTTTTCAGGACTGTGATGCCTTCTTCTCTGTTGGTGATCCTTCGAAGTAGCGGAACCATGACTGTATCATAGATAGCTGTGCATATTGAAAAGCCTAGCAAGGAAAAGATTATGAAAGATGCTGGCGGGATTTTAACGTTTCCAATTCCTATTCGTCTATCAGATTGGATGGCCTGGAAAACTACGTAGGTATGTATCTGCTTCAGAGCCACAAAGTACATAGCACCTGCAAACCATATAGGAATTATTCTAACCACACATTTCAATTCTTCCACCTGCTGGATGCTGCAAAGTCTCCATGGATTGGAAGCTGAGCCATCTAGGTTCATACGGTCTTCTGGAGTTATGATTGCTGCTTTAGTGAGGAACCTGAATCAATTCCTCTTGTCTTAGTAGTGGAAACTAAGAGTGACAAGAAATGACAATTAACAATTTTTCGTAAATAAATGAAACGTTTTGAGGGTTCTGTACAAGGAAGCTTTGAGTTGATTGATTCAAACTTCGATGTCTGGACATCAATTATTACCTGAACTGATCTGTGTAAGGAAGCTTCGAGTTAATTGAATTGGAGGAAATGTAAGCAAATAGAGAATCCCATGGATGATCTGGTAAATGCATATGCCTCTTTTTAATTGCAGCCACCATCACCTGAGCCATACTTGTCAAGGGACTGCCTTGTGGCGTTATCATCACATACATTCTTGTGCCCACGAAGAAGAAAAGGCATGATATAAACATGAGAAATGTAGGAATCGCAAACCCCAGAGCCCAGTTGACACTGTTTTGGACGTAGACCAAGACTGTGAATGATACCATCACAGCAAATGTGGTGGTGAAATAATACCAACTGAAAAAACTGTTGATTCCCTTTCTCCCTGATTCGGTATTGGGATTGAATTGATCTGCTCCAAAAGGAATGTTACATGGTCGCACGCCACCAGCTCCTATTATCAGCAATCCAAATCCACTTAATAAAATAGTAAGTTGGCCTGATGTTGCTTCGGCGCATTTGCTGCTTCCTTTTTGGCAGGAAGGCGGATGCAGATTAGGGATCAATGCTGTTAGTGTTAGCACCAGCATTCCCTGTAATTCATGCATACCAGAAGCTAAAGATCAAACAAATATGCTCGGAATTCGACTCCTATATTCTTCTTTCTATATAATTCAAGAGGACAAGGATTATATTACTTCAGTTTCTCATAAAGAGAAACATCAGCCTGGAAACATTAAATTGTTTATGCTACATTACCAAGAAATAGCATATAGAAGCGAAGGCGAGAGTCTTGTATCGACCAAAATAAGTATCGGACAAGAATGCTCCGACCAAGGTTCCCAAATTGCCGGTACCACTGAAGATATTGAGGAGATTGGTTGCAGTAATGCGCTTCATGTTGAAGACAGTGGTCAGATACACCAACAGATTTGCTCCGATTCCAAATCCTCCCAGCTTATCAAACATTTC encodes:
- the LOC113742093 gene encoding protein NRT1/ PTR FAMILY 2.11; the protein is MGLSSTTDDSTDLKLDETSLEVSHEIKYKGVKVMPFIIGNEMFDKLGGFGIGANLLVYLTTVFNMKRITATNLLNIFSGTGNLGTLVGAFLSDTYFGRYKTLAFASICYFLGMLVLTLTALIPNLHPPSCQKGSSKCAEATSGQLTILLSGFGLLIIGAGGVRPCNIPFGADQFNPNTESGRKGINSFFSWYYFTTTFAVMVSFTVLVYVQNSVNWALGFAIPTFLMFISCLFFFVGTRMYVMITPQGSPLTSMAQVMVAAIKKRHMHLPDHPWDSLFAYISSNSINSKLPYTDQFRFLTKAAIITPEDRMNLDGSASNPWRLCSIQQVEELKCVVRIIPIWFAGAMYFVALKQIHTYVVFQAIQSDRRIGIGNVKIPPASFIIFSLLGFSICTAIYDTVMVPLLRRITNREEGITVLKKIGVGMVIAPIALILSGVVEYKRRTMALSMPFVGTAPSEGGISPMNARWLIPQLALIGVSESFAIIGQVAFFYKEFPESMRSFGGSFLSCGAAMTDYMGSSLISVINRVTRDASGRSWLDQDLNKGRLDYFYYLVAALGIINLGYFLVCAKWYKYIGTQGKDIPVAAPMDEINSKHHPV